TCAGAGGTAATTTCAGCAATTTACTAGAAAATTGATATAAACCTTtaaacatatactgtacagtttAAAAGATTTGTGATTAAAATCCACCTAATCATAATCCAGTTTGAGTAACTGAAGTGATACATTTTTTACCATAACAATCCTTTTGCAGGCTCCTCAGTCCACCTGTTCATCAGATTGCGATCCAGGCCAGGTCCGCAGAGTCAAAGGCTTCCATTCCTGTTGTTTTGATTGTATTGACTGTTTGGCCGGCACTTACCAGGCAAATAAAGGTAATGCGGTTGTCCATATCTCTCTCTAATACAAGAAGTAGTtccacattttgggaaataaactcatttgctttcttttccGAGAATtacatgagaagattgatgtgtgtgtgtgtacaataaatataaagCTGCAGCCAACAACCggatagcttagcttagcataaagagtggaaacagggggaaacagctagcctggctctgtccaaaggtaacaaaatctgcctaccgGTACTTACTAAAGCTCATTTACAGACACATCattaaaaattctgattttataTATGGAAAAGTCGCTGTCACCCTCTCtaccgactctttgtcacacTTCCGCCTGAAAAATTTGTCCCCAGCAGcaagagccaggcagctcctgcTTGTGACTGGAGGTCATCATGTGACATGATTTTGAGCAAAAACTTAACTCACAATGTCTTCGCCGCCTTCCACTATTAAGTTGTTGTAGCTACTATCTTTGGCAACTTATCTAGAAAAAACACTAAATTTAATGAGGAATAGTCACCATGACCCGGTCAGCTCTCTTAACTGAGCCTTTGGTAAACTTCCCCctggaaaacagcatccctctccAGTGCCAGACAGGGTCCGCTATTTACTGGTGGCGATTATGtcatgtaatttagagcaaaaaacttctctttgtcactttccacaaTGCATGGTGAGTCAaaatctcaatcacaacacaacagcattCATATGATTGTAAACAGTTTGCTTAGACAGTTTTAGATTTACATGTGGAAACgtgcaaaaaaaccccacagatCTCAATGTTATTATGTGTACCGTCAAGCCTATTTTGGTTTCGCAACGCTGCCAtgctgaatgaataaaatgctTAATTCCGGcactgcttggttcagtgtgaaaatACAAAGGCAGTGTAGAAGCGAGTGTTCGTTGGGGCGCTATTGCAGAATCTCTGTCTGAATAGGGCTAGTGTCACTTATAGTCCTGGTTTGTTAGTCTTTTTTCTAGACGATATGCTTGTTAATCAAACCAAATGTCCTGTTGTGCTTTCTGACTCATAGAGGATATTCAGTGCAAACACTGCCCCGAGGGTCAATGGTCTGAAGAGCGCAGCACTAATTGCACTGCACCCACCTTTGTCGTTCTGTCCTGGGATACACCTGAAGCTCTGGCAATGACGCTGGCTGGGGTGCTGGTGGTGGTATGTCAGGGGTCCGTGGGTGTTGTGTTCCTGAAACACAGAGGAACCTTTCTGGTAAAGGCCTCGGGGGGAGTCCTGAGTTTTGTAGCTCTTCTCAGTCTGATGGCAGCTTGCCTcagtctgctgctcttcctgGGGCAGCCAGGGGATGGGGTGTGTCGTCTTCAGCTGCCCCTCACCTCCATTTTCCAAACAGTGGCCCTCTCCATTATCGCATTCATCTCACTACAGGTAAGGAATGACAGGTAAAATGCTTTACTGTATTGTAGAGCGAACATTGTAATCAGGCTGCAAACCCTTCTTTTCAAACAGATATTCTACATATCAGAGTTCCCAAAGACGGCTGCCTCTCACCTGCATGTACTAAGAGGCCCTGGAATCTGGCTGTTTGTGCTGGTCTGCTGTGTTGTGCAGGCTGGTATCTGTGGCTGGTTTGTTCAGGAAGGGCCCTCGCTGTCTAAATATCTGGCAAACATGAAAATAGACTTTGTGACAAAATTTCTTGCATGCCCAGTGGAACCCTTGTCTGGATTTGCCCTAATGGAAGGTTTCATCAGTGCACTGGCCCTGATATCATTCATGTGCACCTTCATGGCAGTAAAGCCTCTTCATCAGTACAACCTTGCAAGGGACATCACTTTTGCGTCCCTGatctactgtgtgatttgggTGACCTTTATTCCTATTTACATTGGCCAGGGTCACAAAAACAGGTCTATTGTCCATGTTTCGTTCACCCTGGCAAGCAACTTCGGACTGGTGGCAGCCTACTACTTCCCAAAATGCTACCTGCTGTTGAGAAAACCTGAGCTCGATAAGGCAGAGCACTTCTGTACCTTCCTGGAGGGCGTTCCACCAACACCAATTCAGGAGGAACCACAGTCACAGACAGAATCAGAGCAATCATCAAGAGTCATGTAAAGTTTAAATTTGCTTTGTATGTGAACGAATATTGTTTGTGAATGAACTAGCTAAGGTCTAGTatgaaacatactgtatagcTATAAGTTGACCCATAATGTAATATGAATCTAtaatcatgaaaaacaaaagctcaTGTACACTCTATAGAAACAGTgcatttatgtacattttgtaTAATTTTATTAGAATAAAGAGGCCACAATGGTCTAATTGTAGGAGTAGATTTTGACAGAAAAccttttttgggtttttttcccccttttttatGGGACATTGCTGTGATTTATGCAACATAAATAACGTAAagacaattacatttttgtttttgagttttctttgttgttttaatattttccCCTAAGGGGCACTGGAccattttcttctcttcagaTCCTtagtttaaataattaaatgttccaatatcctgcattcaaaataaGTATTATTAAAGCCAACATTGGATTTTGGGGGCCGATGCCGATACCAATATTGATATACAAGCTGATACttatgtacaaacacacaaacgtaatggaggcaggatattttacagtgtaacaataaactttattgtccaaaataaaATTGGAGGACAGAAACCCCTTAACTTTATTGGGAATTTAATCATTCATGCCGCGAGCATCTTTTCTGCATTAAGTTCTGTTTGTGCACATATAGGACACCATATATGCTGATATCGATGTATCTGTAATAGGCCAATGATGGCCGACGGCGGTGGaatataactaagtacatttacttaagtactgtacttaagtataattttgaggtgcttgcactttactttagtgtttacattttctagTATTTTATACTTCCagttcactacattttggaggcaaatattgcactttttactaaCTACATCTTTTAAACcttagttaccagttactttgcagattgcatgctgcctCGGAGCCAaagccagagccagagccagaacactgtttgaagctagaaaaggtggcagggtcagccaaaaataaacaaagtaaaccagtatgaaattgtgttgccctttaaagtcagtttgtttattcagtttattccttcatgaaaacaaagagtttgggCCATCCCATCCCATCAATGGAGTTtaattattcagtttgtttagacataagacaaaatcagtcaatgaacatctttctcttctgattaaaatgtcttcccccaaactacatagtgcacctttaaaaaacagattctGACAATCAGGCCCATAATCAATCAaaccatagtatacagtatatgcaaaTATGTAAATACAGGTATAATTAACTTTTACTGTACAATTTGGGATTTGGCCTTTATGattcttaagtacatttaacacCAAATAGTTTTCGACTATACTCACCTACGattcgtatgggtgactttcatttGTACCAAAATAATATCTTAACAagttactttacttttactcaagtgtaaCTTTTGCATACTTTTTACAATACTATTGGCCGATATTACCAACCGACTGATTTATCCGTCATGCTATAATTATTATCAAAATGGacttttaaagtttaaagagtAACCTCAATAGATAAATGGTGGATGGGCTCGCATCATTGTTAGCATTTATAGCATTAAGGTGTCTTGActgtaaacagcattttaaatatAGTGGTTAGCCAAGCGTTAGCTAATTTTACCTAAATATACTGTGGGATggtttaatcaataaaaaatacagacacCAGACAACATATTCTGAGATTATCCCAAAGGTTAATTCACAGTGGGGAGACTCTTTACTTCACCTTGACTCAACTCATCCTCGTCCAGCCAAGATGGCCGTTCAGCCAAAATGGCCGTGCGCCCCCTTGTTGTCGTCTCTTCCACTTTTGGCCACAGAGCCCTGGCAGTCTTGTCATTatccttcacctcctctcagtTTGTTGCGCCTGTGTACAAGTAAAGGTAATAAAACGTTAAGACTAGCAGACACAAGCTTCAATCAAGCCCGCAGCCTTTACCACTCAACCTGGCCGGAAACGTCACCGCTGCCTGAGAGGCTGAATTCAGGGACCGGGAGTCTCGGCGTGCTTAGCAACGGTTGCTATCAACTCAGGCTGCTGTGTGTCCTGAGAGGTGACGCTgagttttgacttttaaaacGTTGAGCTGGTGAGatcatttcttatttttccttGACAGTAGACACTTTTCGATACCTTTTAAATGTTACCTAACTATAACCAGCTAATGCTCGATTTTTCTACTGTAACAGCTAGCAAGATCCATGGCTACCCATGGCtgtttactttattttgttaagCTAACCTAGGTAGCTTCTAGCTAATGtgtgttgtgagcagttttagATGACCTGTTTTTAATTATGACGCCTTGGAATAAACCGAAatttaaaatatcaacaaagCAACCTAGAGCAGTACACACTAAATGTTTGTGAGTATACTGTAAATGTGCATTATTCAATGTAAAACTATTGGGGATGAAATGAGATGCACTGTCATACAAAATgcatcaatcaaatcaaataaatgagCATTTAGCAATTAGCATTTTCTCACATAAACTGCCACTTCAAAACTAAACCAAGAAAGAAAATGGGTATAATTTCCCTTTCTTAGTTTAAGTCTTACTTCAGTGATGTAATACTAAGACAAGATCAGTGTCAATCAAATGCTGCTTCCAGGTaatcactgaaaaaaagtttcaaCTTATTTAGTGTCATATTCAGCTTTCAGTCTAGGTTTGAAAGCTGAATATGGGACTAAATGTCTAGGTTTAATTGAACTTAATGGTCAGAGAAGATGACATTTACACTCGCTCAGCATcactttatttgttgtttttatcttgtgAAGTCCAGCCTCACCATGCCTCGAGGCAGATCAGCCATAAGTATGCGCTCAGACATCAGTGAGATGGATACTAATGGCACAGGTAATGTTGTTATTATTGACTATTCGATGTTGATGCTGtctatgttttgttgttgaaataGCTGTAATGtgcatgtgatgtttttttaaagcagaatcAGAGATAGCCAAACTGCAAAGACAGTTCAGGATCATGGAAGGAGATCGGCAGGCCTACAGCCTCCAGGCTTTCGAGCAGATCCGCAAACAACAGTGAATAATCACCACACCTACATCACATTTACAgctgttttagtgtgttttttttaatttgcctGATCGGCTGTTTGTGTGATGTGGATAAaaggcaggagacagagagactgctgaaggagcaggaggagctgcaTCGAAACCACAGCTTTTCACGGCAACAGTTGGATAGCGAGGATACCCAGCATCTTCGTGAACTGCTGGGGCAGAAAGACATGCTGGAGGAGGACGTGGGGAAAGAGAAGCAGTGTCAAAAAGATACAGAGAAAGAGGTAAATTAAGTCCTTTTCACTTTTAAGATTATAATTTTGGCATTATTTCATGTTTACTCATAATTTTAGTCACAAATCAAGGTTTGCCATCATGTGTCTGTAATGTGAGCAGATCGCAAACATGCAGCTGAAGCTGGCAGAGCTGAGAAAAGGGGAGTTCGGCACTGGTGCTAAACAGAGGTCTGAGGATCGACGGACTCAGAAGGCCATACGCACTCTGGAATACAAACTGGACAGAGTAAGCCATGAAACTCAATACCATGAATATACCTTTAAAACAGACAGATCTCATATCATTACCATGTTGAGGTTATATTGTTGTTCATTGTTCTTTAATTATACGTTTTCACAAGCACATATTGTCACgtattattatattgtaatgTTTGCATATGTTCTGTATCTTGTCCAGGCCTCAACTTGCTTCAATGAGCAACTGACCAGGAACAGCCAGCTGAGAGAAGAGTTACAGTCTCTTCATATTGAGCGTGTCCGTTTCCAGCAGTTACAAAACATGCTAGacaaggtcagaggtcacaccATAGATGATTTTTTGTTTAGTGTCCTTGTTATTTAGTCCATTATTTAAGCATGTCTCTGCATTGACTCTTGTGTGTTGTAGGAACTGCATGATGTCTGCAAGACGATCAGGGAAATTGTCAACCTATCCACTGCTGATTATGATGCCAGGTCAGATTTGAGACAGTTGTGTAATGTAGTAAAAATCAGGGCTATGGTATGCCATTCATGATTGTTCAATATCTTGTATCTCAGGGAGGAGGCTCAGTCCAAGATGACCATGATGAGGGAGAAGGCAGTGAAGGACCTTGCCCAGTACAACGCTGAGATGAAGGAACTGGAGAGGGTTATTGCACATGAGTGTAGTCTGAAAGAGTTCATGATCACCAAGTGCAGCGAGAGGAGTGGGCAGGAGGGTGGCCATGAGACAGGACACAGGCAGAGTAAGACATATTATTTTGTAGCTAATAATGTCGCTGTTTTGACCTAGTAATAATCATACAAATGGGAAAAGTGTCAGTGATGCTATCAGTGAAGTTAATAACACTGGCAGTGATTATTCAGTGGGGAATCCCACCAATGATCCGCGTGTGCTTTATGAATAACCAGGAACAGTCTCCTATAATATATCCTATGAGCACAAGCTACATACAAGTAACATATATTCTGTTACTCTCCAAGCCTGCATATTTGCCATATTGCAATACTGGGTTGCAGAGAAATGTAAGTTGTAGACTTTTCATGCAACAGACAGAGAactaacaaatattttaatttaaaatagaatgaaataaaaagaaaataatgtatacaattatttatatacaaatatactgtacatacatgtataaaCCCAGAAAGTAATCGTTCTTCAGTGCATTTTTTGACTTTGTCTCCTGGGGAATGTAGACTGCAACCTAATAGTGTTGACAATATATATGGCATCTTCATTATTTTATGTCGTCACATGTATAAGAAACATATACATTTGTATATAAACGTATatattcattttcagtcagGAAAAATATGAACCTAACTTTTTACAGTACCATAGTAGCTAACAGTTAGGCAGgatttcacagcagacagaatCAGACAGAAGCCAGAGTAAATGTTGTATTACAACAcataaaatcaatgaaaaaaagTGGTATAAATTAAACAGTGTTAACACTCATATTGGCTTAGAAACAAACAGTACAGTCAGTCCTGCCAGTGAGTTCTTGAACACTGTAACATAAATAAAAGGATCCTTTTCACTTGTTTGTTAACTTGTTTCAGCCACTGGTAGCTGCGCTGTCACAAAAAGTAAACAAGTAATAAGAAACATGTTAGTGTTAACATCATTAATTGGTTGTAAGGTCATCAGTGATGCTGTTATAAAGTTCTGATGATACTGATCTGATGTTAATGGTGCTTGTTTGTCCCAGTGTCAGAGCtgaaggagcagaggaggataGACTCAGGGGAAGAGTCTCTGGACGCTCTGGAGGAGGTGTTTAAAAGGATCCAGACTGTGACAGGGGAGGACAACCTGGACATGCTGGTCACCAGGTTCATCCAGGGTAAATCTTAATACCTTAATCTGACTGTTTAATAATCATCCATAAACAGAGACAATGtttcttacagttgtttttggCTGTGGAACCCATCTTGGTTACTGTTTATAGACAATGACACCATAATTACAGCCATCTCTTTACTTTGAGATggacaaaacatttatataatgtatataatattatatttctCTACCTTTAGAGGAACACTAAACACTAAAGCTAAATACATTTAAGGTCCCACTTTGATAAGAAGACTAATCTGTCTCAGTTTAAGAAATTTAAATGCATCTCTCTTCTGTATTGCTGTTTCGCTGTGTAGTTGAAGACCAGAACTTTGCACTCTTCAATTTTGTAAATGAGCAAAACAATGAGGCCGAGGCACTGAGGGATCAAATCAGCCAGGTGAGTCCTCTTCTTGACTGTGCTTGTGGACACACTCCTCATTAATTTCTTCCATTTTAAacttcataaaatgtgttttcccttCTATTCAGTGTGACAGAGGAACACTCTTAATTCCTTGTATAAAGATTACAAGCAATTAATGTTAAGCACTTCAAAGGCAAGGCGTCAGAAACTTCTTAGAGAATTCTAATTAGTTTTAGGAATGTGAATGGAAGCTAAGGAGGTCATTTTTGACAGCAGTTATAATGACTGAAAAGGAGCATGTAGTTTTCTTTAGCTCATATCAGTGATCTATCAATTTTTCTGTTTACgtggcatgtgtgtgtctgcagataCAAGCAGAGATTGAGCAGTTTCAGGAGGCAAGTTTGAAACAGGAGCAGGATCATCGCTCATTGCTGAGAGGCATTGATGAGCAGCAAAAGGAAACCAAGTCCCAAGCTGAGGACGATGAAAACCAAGCCAGCATCATAAGCAAAATCCTTGACAAGACTAAAACAGGTTTGGAAactgctgtttatttacattctgttgataattttaacttaaattcatacacaatgcacctttaatgaataatcatttaatatttacatgGGTTTAATTTGAGTAGTTCTTAAAGGAAAACATTCTTCCAGAAAACATTCATGACATCAGGAAATTACGGACCTGTAAAATACTGATTTTTCTTAAATACATGTTTATCTGCATACATACACACCAAGTGATTACAGTTAAGATAAAGCATACTGCAAGTAGCGACAGTTTTAGATACTCCTGACTTGAGTTTCTCCCATCTCACAGGACTGACCAGCATCTTCTCCAAAATAGAGTGCGACCGCTCAGTGATTGAGGATGCACTGGGCTCCTCTACAGGGATCAGTGAGAACAACATCATGTCCTACCTCGGTCTGGTGGAACAGAAGACCAACGAGCTGCTCACCATTCAAGCTTTCATCAATTCTAAAGTAACCTGTCATCCTACATGTGGTTCTGTCCTACATTTTCTTACATACACTCCTGTTGTATATGCAGCACCAAGTTATTTTCTTTCCGTTCTTACAGGATGTGGAAAAGGACTACAATCCGAAAGATCTGGCCAAATTCCTTTTGGGTCAGAATCCAGAGCTGCTTCAGCAGAATATTGGCAACCAACTTGCAATCAACAGGTGGGCCTCTTATCTGTTCATTTTGATACATCTATAAACACTTTGAGTGTCAGGTtgatgagtgtgtctgtgtttttggacTCCTCAGTGTGGATTATGATGCAGAAGAGTCTCCTGTCACTGATGAGGAAGAACGGCCACTTTCACAAGATGAATTTCGCAgaagaataatgaaaaaggtTAGTACAATAGTCCTCAACTTGAGTGATTTTTTATGGTTTATGGTCATTTTCAGtaagtacttttttttatttgatttgatttttttgatttgatttgatttataggttctgcagagagagagtTCAGTCCGGTAGGCAGCAACCAAAGCGCCAAAGATCAGTCAGCTGGACGGCAGACGGCATTCCCTGGAAGACGCACTGATCTGACACATTGACCTGATCAGCACATATTAAAAACGAGATCCTCATCTGCAGCTGAAGGGCCTTTATTGTAATATAGATCAATCGAGGTCATGAACCGGCTTGATTGGCCATGTTGAAAAGTTGCAGCTTGCACACGGAAACATTCAAAGCTTAATTATGTCATGTGTATGTCACCTATTATGATGAATCACTGGCACAGGCTGTATATAATATCTTGGTGTGATTTGTTTAGTTGTAACTAATTAGGTTTGGAGCTATAAAGATGCCTTTTCAGACTCTGGTAGCCAGCTGTCCTTTTGATGTGTGACTTGCCATCTGGCTTTGACTACACAATCTGGTCTCAGCGCAGCCCTCCCTCGCTGGCAAGCCTTCATTACATGATACTTGCTGCTATGCTCAAAAGGAAAGGTTGGGGGCAGCAGAACCTTTTGTAATCGTAATTGGCATGCTGAGACCTTGGTTCTGTTTCAAAAAAAGAGTGAGAAGCTTTTAGCGCTTGCTTCGCTGTACACACTgattttgaacacatttttgtaGGTGGAATAATAAtgattttcctcttttgtttgaATGAATCCCTCTAATTTTTTTCAGAATCTGAGATGACTTAAATAAACTGTCCTTTATGACATTCACATTAAATAAGTGTTCTGTTCATGTACACCACAGTCATTAACACCAGTCCCTGTTAATAAAGCAGTCAGTGTGTGCAAGGTTAAAAAACTTTCAGTTTGATCCTCAGGAGTTTCAAATGTCATCTTATCCAAACATCCTGTAGCGAGCCTGTATCAGGGCAAAGATGTCAGTCACTGCCACAGAGAGCAACTTCCTTTGTACAAAAGAGTTATTttaagaaacatatttttacatacaGCTCAGTGAAACAATTGACAAAGAGCGTGACTATATTTAGGTTCTACAGCTCACAGCGATGCCATCATACTTCCTTTCTGTACAGGGAAAGCGGGCTGATCTGACAGAAGTGTACCTGTccaaacaagaaaaagacacattcagGTCATTATGTTAATTATTTAGCTGGCGTGATCTTAATTGGCTTGTCTCTTAAAGGTTTTTTCCCAGGTTGAGGTTGTGACAGAAGCGATTTCAGGAAGTGAAACTGCCACTCTGTAAACATTTATGACTGATCGACCAATGACTTGGTTTGCTCAAGATAATCCCCCTCGCAGTCTCAACTGTGTGGCTATGAAAACAGATTATCAGAGATAAAAGGGCGCTGTGGAAAAGCAGAGGGGTGGCGGTGGTGGGAGATGAGATGGAGGAGGCTGCTTTCTTTGAAATTCTACTCTCACTTAGCCCCCTCCACTCCCAGCAAATTCTCTGTGCACACGGCTCTCCGCATTGCCATAGAAACCTTCCTTTTAATCACAACAGAAACCTCATTTCCTACTCCTGACAAAGAGTCCTCATTGCCTGTAGAGACCGCCCGCATCAGCCATTTCCAAGGCCCACCTCCTTCTGCAGGCTGCAcctaccagcagcagcaccccTCCTCTCCATATAAGCACATTTTCCaccttttctcctccttttgCTCAACAGTTTCTCTGTTCCCTAACGCACCTTTCGCTAATATGTTGTCATTTCCTGGTCATGCTTTTGTATACACTGCAGACAGTTTGAGATTGTGGTATTTAGTTCAACTCATCCTGATTAAGCGGTAAAAATCCAAATGCTTACACACCcaactgtgcaaacaacaacatgcGAGCGCAGGTAGCGTTTCTCCACATTCTATATACGTGCCTGTGCCCTTTTTATGTGTCCCTCTGTCCACTCCAAAAACTAACACTGGAGTCCTTTATTGTGTCAGGCAACCAGAACTTTATCTTGTTCTGCAAAATTGCTGTGAACTTTCGTTTCACTACAGGCAAAGTTTTCACACGAGCGCCATCTACTTCCTGTCCCCGGTCTTGTTCTGCTTTGTGAACAAACTATGTTAGCACTTACAAAATGCCTTGTTCCCTTTATCTCAACACAACACTGTTATCTAGAAAACacccctgtcctctgtctcccGCTCtgtcctcccttctctctctgtctagtTTGTGTATTTGGGACTTGTGCCAGGTATTTCCCCAGTCAGTCTGCCTGCACCCAGAACGCTCCATCCCCTCGACGAAAGCCCCACCCCCTCCCCCtgccttcctccctccctccccccccaaCACTCACACCCTCCCACCCACATCCCACCCTCCCATGAGTGTTGCTAAGCAACCACCGCCATGAGTGCTGGTGCATTTTCCAGCCAATCAAATGACTGAACATATTTTTCGAACGGTGTTGAGGAAGGAAAGAGCATAGCACCtctttatcaagtctcttcaTTTAGAGGATTTGCATTGCAGGTGCTGTTTCATCTTACTGCACATGCACGCTTTGGAGAAGTGAGCCTTTGATCGTTTTCATCACCAGGATGTACTCGCAGTCCGCCGCTGGGTGGCAGCAGGATCAGTTTTCTCTGTTACCACACAGGCtgcaagaatttttttttttactgctgttGCTAAGCAATCCTCACTCTCATGTCTTCTTACCTGtgaaacatttgtgatttttacaGATGTCCCTGACAccattttgtctttgttttcaccattttgaAATGCACCATATtccatgagaaaaacaaaaaaatttggttgcactaaaaaaaaacctattcACATCCAGAGTATAAACCTTCAAAACCAAAATATTATTACAATTCAGATTAATGCAGAGACAAATTCTGTTGAAGGAAGGAATGAGATGACCACCGTGTCTGAGATCCAGTTTTGGGTTAAGTATTAGCCTTGGGCAGCCTCAGTTGACATCATGCAGGAGGCAGGAAATGTGCTCTTGAGCGATTAGGCCAGCAGCTCTTGTCTTCCACTTTACCAGCAGTGGAGAGATCCCTGCACTCTCTCGGTTCATATAATAAGAagcttcttgttttctttgtgcacaaaaatattacagataTTTGAATCCACTGCTTTCATGTTTTGGGCACGATCCAGCTGAAGTCccatttaaatgtttctttatcaCTGATTTGTTTAACACTCTCCAGGTCCCTCTCTGagtccctccctccccctcggTCCCCCTGTGTGCGAGTCCCTCATCTCAGCTTTGGTTGCTGTGCAGATGGCTCTTTGTTGGTGCTTCACAATGGGTCTAAGGTCAGAGCGCCTCATGCCATCAACACACTCAAACTTCTCCACTCCAGCTGTCTCATGGCTTTATTTGTAGTATATCCAAAATAATTCTCTGTCAAGCATCAGGGGCCGCTCATGTGTACATGGTTATACTGTGGTCTTGAATTTAGGGGAAGTTATGAAACCGCAGATGTAGCAGAGAGGACCTCTCACGTAAACACGACAGATATCATCTTGTTTTTCCATATCTGAGCCACGCCTCCGTAATAATCTCAGAAGCTCTTGTCACATTTCTTGATTCTTCATTCTTGGATGTGTCAGCTGGAGGCAACCTTTGCATCTGAAACAAAGCAGACAGCAGAATATCAGATCAGCCAGAGAAATACAAATGCAAATCCACCATCTGTTCTGTGATCCCAAACCAACCCTCGTTCATCATTCAAGAGAAAATGCAATAGTTATACATAGCTT
This Pagrus major chromosome 6, Pma_NU_1.0 DNA region includes the following protein-coding sequences:
- the odad1 gene encoding coiled-coil domain-containing protein 114, coding for MPRGRSAISMRSDISEMDTNGTESEIAKLQRQFRIMEGDRQAYSLQAFEQIRKQQQETERLLKEQEELHRNHSFSRQQLDSEDTQHLRELLGQKDMLEEDVGKEKQCQKDTEKEIANMQLKLAELRKGEFGTGAKQRSEDRRTQKAIRTLEYKLDRASTCFNEQLTRNSQLREELQSLHIERVRFQQLQNMLDKELHDVCKTIREIVNLSTADYDAREEAQSKMTMMREKAVKDLAQYNAEMKELERVIAHECSLKEFMITKCSERSGQEGGHETGHRQMSELKEQRRIDSGEESLDALEEVFKRIQTVTGEDNLDMLVTRFIQVEDQNFALFNFVNEQNNEAEALRDQISQIQAEIEQFQEASLKQEQDHRSLLRGIDEQQKETKSQAEDDENQASIISKILDKTKTGLTSIFSKIECDRSVIEDALGSSTGISENNIMSYLGLVEQKTNELLTIQAFINSKDVEKDYNPKDLAKFLLGQNPELLQQNIGNQLAINSVDYDAEESPVTDEEERPLSQDEFRRRIMKKVLQRESSVR